From one Gemmatimonadota bacterium genomic stretch:
- a CDS encoding phytanoyl-CoA dioxygenase family protein: MAVEQSETHRGLTVEEVGAFHDQGFLVAGKLLEDDHVEVLRAEYDRVFETARESGRYRNLSIDDTEDESRKRKARTQMLQIMQMCERSIEFRKLLYHGPILDIVESLLGPNIQLFHDQALYKPPRQGGPVFWHQDNGYWQCTPANLVSCWLTLDDVDVSNGAMHLIPGSHRLLVSHERSAETGALLDLGDQAESERATVVDLPAGGAMFHHCQTMHHTPANVTDRPRRAFAIHYMTPGTKRMRDGTYIDVSFAHPMLRMRV, encoded by the coding sequence ATGGCTGTGGAACAGTCCGAAACCCATCGCGGACTGACCGTCGAAGAGGTCGGCGCGTTCCACGACCAGGGGTTCCTGGTGGCCGGCAAGTTGCTGGAGGACGATCACGTGGAAGTTCTGCGGGCGGAATACGACCGCGTGTTCGAAACGGCGCGCGAAAGCGGCCGGTACCGCAACCTCTCCATCGATGACACGGAAGACGAGTCGCGTAAGCGCAAAGCACGAACGCAGATGCTGCAGATCATGCAGATGTGCGAGCGCAGCATCGAGTTCAGGAAACTGCTCTACCACGGGCCCATCCTGGACATCGTCGAGTCCCTGCTGGGACCGAACATCCAGCTTTTCCACGACCAGGCCCTTTACAAGCCGCCCCGGCAGGGCGGTCCCGTTTTCTGGCACCAGGACAACGGTTACTGGCAGTGCACCCCCGCCAACCTGGTGAGCTGCTGGCTCACCCTGGACGACGTGGACGTGTCGAACGGGGCCATGCACCTGATCCCCGGGTCACACCGGCTCCTGGTCTCCCACGAACGGTCGGCCGAGACCGGTGCCCTCCTCGACCTGGGAGACCAGGCCGAATCGGAAAGGGCGACGGTGGTCGACCTGCCCGCCGGCGGCGCCATGTTCCACCACTGCCAGACCATGCACCACACCCCGGCAAACGTCACCGACCGGCCGCGCCGGGCCTTCGCCATCCACTACATGACACCCGGCACGAAGCGCATGCGGGACGGGACATACATCGATGTCTCCTTCGCCCATCCCATGCTGCGGATGCGGGTGTAG
- a CDS encoding heme ABC transporter ATP-binding protein — protein sequence MSVEAAKGVETAIRVENLSCGYDRRPVLEGLSFDLRQGEMLGVIGPNGSGKSTLIRALTRILPLSRGRIALYGTPLQDYTVREIAREVAVIPQQTPVTFAFSSLDVVMMGRTPHLRRFRREGPEDREIAIEAMRRTDCLAFRDRPIHELSGGERQRVIIARALAQQPSILLLDEPTSFLDLNHQVEIFDLLRHVCARDGLAVLCVSHDLNLSSEYCHRLMMLKEGRIYTDGPPEHILTQGHIKAVFETDVTVIKSPYSGSPQIILKPGD from the coding sequence GTGAGCGTGGAAGCCGCCAAAGGGGTGGAAACCGCCATCCGCGTAGAAAACCTCTCCTGCGGTTACGATCGCCGCCCGGTGCTGGAAGGCCTGTCGTTCGATCTGCGCCAGGGCGAGATGCTGGGGGTAATCGGGCCGAACGGATCGGGAAAGAGCACGTTGATACGCGCGCTTACGCGGATTCTGCCGCTGAGCCGGGGACGCATAGCGCTTTACGGAACACCGCTTCAGGACTACACGGTCCGTGAGATCGCACGCGAGGTCGCCGTCATTCCCCAGCAGACGCCGGTTACCTTCGCCTTCTCCTCGCTGGACGTCGTCATGATGGGCAGGACGCCCCATCTCCGGCGCTTCCGTCGAGAAGGTCCGGAAGACCGTGAAATCGCCATCGAAGCCATGCGGCGGACCGACTGCCTCGCCTTCAGGGACCGCCCCATACACGAACTCTCCGGCGGCGAACGGCAGCGCGTCATCATCGCCCGGGCGCTGGCGCAGCAGCCATCGATCCTGCTCCTGGATGAACCGACTTCTTTCCTGGACCTGAACCACCAGGTCGAGATATTCGATCTGCTTCGCCACGTGTGCGCCCGCGACGGGCTCGCCGTGCTGTGCGTGTCCCACGACCTCAATCTCTCGTCAGAGTACTGCCACAGGCTGATGATGCTGAAAGAGGGACGTATCTACACCGACGGACCGCCCGAGCACATCCTTACCCAGGGACACATCAAGGCGGTTTTCGAGACCGATGTGACCGTTATTAAAAGCCCCTATTCGGGTTCGCCGCAGATCATATTGAAACCGGGAGACTGA
- a CDS encoding iron ABC transporter permease — MKRPLILVLTAVILFVACVFSMGVGAVYIPAGAVLQVLADNLWPGGTLETAKTATDTIVWEIRLPRTLLAVLVGAALASSGGVMQGFFQNPMADPYIMGISAGAALGATVAVTLDLEFWMLGLNAVSIAAFLCGLAVTMVVYAFSRRGGRVASTTLLLTGIAIGAMATSFTSYMLVMGGENQRQLLFWLMGSLSARRWDHVWMLLPYAAVGLAVVLVYARELNVLLLGDEQASQLGVHVERVKLILLTAAACLAAAAVSVSGIIGFVGLLAPHMVRLIVGPDYRILTPMAALAGALLLVLADLVARTAMAPAEMPIGILTTLLGAPFFLYLLHRQRRV; from the coding sequence ATGAAACGACCCCTCATACTGGTCTTGACGGCCGTAATCCTCTTCGTCGCCTGTGTCTTCTCCATGGGGGTGGGCGCCGTGTATATCCCGGCCGGCGCCGTGCTGCAGGTGCTGGCGGATAACCTGTGGCCTGGCGGTACGCTCGAGACGGCGAAGACGGCGACGGACACGATCGTCTGGGAGATCCGCCTGCCGAGAACCCTCCTGGCGGTGCTCGTCGGAGCCGCCCTGGCCAGTTCGGGCGGGGTGATGCAGGGGTTCTTCCAGAATCCCATGGCCGATCCCTATATCATGGGCATATCGGCCGGCGCCGCGCTGGGTGCCACGGTCGCAGTCACCCTGGACCTGGAATTCTGGATGCTCGGTCTGAACGCCGTATCCATCGCGGCGTTCCTCTGCGGCCTGGCCGTGACCATGGTGGTGTACGCCTTTTCCCGCCGGGGTGGCCGCGTGGCTTCGACCACCCTGCTGCTGACGGGCATCGCCATCGGCGCCATGGCGACCTCCTTTACGTCCTACATGCTCGTGATGGGCGGCGAGAACCAGCGGCAGTTGCTCTTCTGGCTCATGGGCAGCCTGTCCGCCCGGAGATGGGACCACGTCTGGATGCTTCTGCCCTACGCGGCGGTGGGTCTGGCCGTCGTCCTCGTATACGCCCGGGAACTGAACGTCCTGCTGCTGGGGGATGAGCAGGCGTCCCAGCTGGGCGTGCACGTCGAACGGGTCAAACTGATCCTGCTGACGGCGGCCGCCTGCCTCGCCGCGGCCGCGGTATCGGTAAGTGGCATCATCGGTTTCGTTGGCCTGCTGGCGCCGCACATGGTCCGGCTGATCGTAGGACCCGACTACCGCATCCTGACGCCCATGGCCGCCCTGGCCGGCGCCCTGTTGCTGGTGCTGGCCGACCTGGTCGCCCGGACGGCCATGGCGCCGGCCGAAATGCCCATTGGCATCCTGACCACATTACTCGGCGCCCCCTTCTTCCTGTACCTGCTGCACCGGCAACGCCGGGTCTGA
- a CDS encoding cob(I)yrinic acid a,c-diamide adenosyltransferase: protein MPRLTKIYTRKGDDGTTALGSRQRVPKESPRVASYGTVDELDSVIGIALAHGLAPRLTETLPVIQNELFHLGSDLCFTEEDKVKYQIPLIEARHVEKLEAIIDELNPIVGRLENFILPGGCPGAAYLHLARTVCRRAEREVAALSRDEAIGDYVLAYLNRLSDLLFVMSRYENKERGVEEPLWDSRL, encoded by the coding sequence ATGCCCAGGCTTACGAAAATCTACACCCGCAAAGGCGACGACGGGACCACTGCCCTCGGAAGCCGCCAGCGCGTACCCAAGGAGTCGCCCCGCGTGGCGAGCTACGGCACCGTGGACGAGCTCGATTCCGTCATCGGTATCGCACTGGCGCACGGACTGGCACCCCGGCTGACCGAAACGCTGCCGGTCATTCAGAACGAACTCTTCCACCTGGGATCGGACCTGTGCTTCACCGAAGAGGACAAGGTGAAGTACCAGATCCCGCTGATCGAAGCCCGGCACGTCGAGAAACTCGAGGCGATCATCGACGAGTTGAATCCCATCGTCGGACGGCTCGAGAACTTCATCCTGCCCGGCGGGTGCCCGGGCGCCGCGTACCTCCACCTGGCGCGGACGGTCTGCCGGCGCGCGGAACGGGAAGTGGCGGCCCTGTCCCGCGACGAGGCAATCGGGGACTACGTGCTGGCCTACCTGAACCGCCTCTCCGACCTTCTTTTCGTCATGTCACGATATGAAAACAAGGAACGGGGCGTCGAGGAACCGCTTTGGGACAGCAGGTTGTAG
- a CDS encoding adenosylcobinamide amidohydrolase: MKTRNGASRNRFGTAGCRMEETLDRHEHYLLKKDGRFLVAELRTPHQVLSTSACSGGMTDRVRFLVNHQSVEGQGHLDRFEWMLGLGETGYHHHICKELGLESEAVAMMGTAANMNYAARIVETFAELRVCAVVTAGVEGNAGCAGDPADWHEAESGQMERHPHERHPHDGTINTMLLVNWPLTPGAMARAVVTMTEGKSAALRDLAVSSRYSQDLATGTGTDQYSIAAPLDESKRPKARAGHHAKLGELIGRSVRRATLEALRWQNGLEASGTRSLYHALKRYGFKADLLPPAMESRLGAEEYALLDRNIRSVVHDPGVSAAAYAYAAVWDRLRYGTLSTELAAPLLRQQAAVLASAVATKPEAWPACFEQLAVHEDALLDAVYDAIALGWRLKWT; the protein is encoded by the coding sequence ATGAAAACAAGGAACGGGGCGTCGAGGAACCGCTTTGGGACAGCAGGTTGTAGGATGGAAGAAACACTCGACCGCCACGAGCATTACCTGCTCAAGAAAGACGGAAGGTTCCTCGTTGCCGAACTGCGCACGCCCCATCAGGTGCTGAGTACCTCGGCCTGCAGCGGCGGAATGACCGACCGCGTCCGTTTTCTCGTCAACCACCAAAGCGTCGAGGGCCAGGGCCACCTGGATCGTTTCGAATGGATGTTGGGACTCGGCGAGACGGGATACCACCACCACATATGCAAGGAGCTCGGGCTGGAATCGGAAGCCGTCGCGATGATGGGCACGGCCGCGAACATGAACTACGCGGCCCGGATCGTGGAGACCTTCGCGGAACTGCGCGTATGCGCCGTCGTGACCGCCGGGGTCGAGGGTAACGCCGGCTGCGCGGGCGATCCCGCGGACTGGCATGAAGCGGAATCCGGGCAGATGGAGAGACATCCCCACGAGAGACATCCTCACGACGGTACGATCAACACGATGCTGCTTGTCAACTGGCCGCTTACGCCCGGCGCCATGGCCCGCGCAGTCGTCACCATGACGGAGGGCAAGTCGGCGGCCCTCCGGGACCTGGCCGTATCTAGCCGGTACTCCCAGGACCTGGCGACCGGAACGGGCACCGACCAGTACAGTATCGCCGCGCCCCTGGACGAGTCGAAACGGCCCAAGGCCAGGGCGGGTCACCACGCGAAACTGGGCGAATTGATCGGCAGGTCCGTCCGCCGGGCGACCCTGGAGGCGCTGAGGTGGCAGAACGGACTGGAAGCGTCCGGCACGCGCAGCCTTTATCACGCGCTCAAACGTTACGGGTTCAAAGCCGATCTGTTACCGCCCGCCATGGAAAGCCGCCTGGGCGCGGAGGAATACGCACTCCTGGACAGGAACATCCGGTCGGTCGTCCACGATCCGGGCGTTTCGGCCGCCGCGTACGCCTATGCGGCGGTATGGGACCGTCTGAGGTACGGGACCCTTTCTACCGAACTGGCCGCCCCGCTGCTGAGACAGCAGGCCGCCGTACTTGCCTCCGCTGTCGCGACGAAACCGGAGGCATGGCCGGCCTGTTTTGAACAGCTTGCCGTCCATGAAGACGCGTTGCTGGATGCCGTCTACGACGCGATAGCCCTGGGATGGCGCCTGAAATGGACCTGA
- the cobD gene encoding cobalamin biosynthesis protein CobD, which produces MAPEMDLTALAPHPVLLLCAVVLDGILGDPVYRWHPVRLMGHTLTGIERMLRGIGLDGYAGGCMLFLALSAFWVGVSAALALWLNGLHPALNGVYQVFLIYSMVALRDLCRHGMAIDRAGDLEGARRAVSMLVGRDTSAMDTAACRRAGMESLSENAVDGFIAPLFWYALLGLPGIVLCKVISTMDSMVGYRTPRYLRFGWCGARLDDLFNLLPARLTWLLVAAVAFLLPGYSGRKALSVGWRQHRLIPGPNSGWSEAAAAGAVQRRLIGPIWQDGKLVTEIWIGDVGDPEGGQVGDLRRMCVLAVVTCLLAAVLTALAASAMAGLN; this is translated from the coding sequence ATGGCGCCTGAAATGGACCTGACGGCACTCGCGCCGCACCCCGTTCTGCTCCTCTGCGCGGTGGTATTGGACGGCATCCTGGGAGATCCGGTCTACCGGTGGCACCCGGTACGTCTGATGGGCCACACGCTCACGGGCATCGAGCGCATGCTCCGCGGGATAGGGCTGGACGGTTACGCGGGCGGGTGCATGCTGTTCCTGGCGCTCTCTGCGTTCTGGGTAGGCGTCAGTGCGGCGTTGGCCCTGTGGCTGAACGGTCTGCATCCGGCGCTGAACGGAGTCTACCAGGTTTTCTTGATTTACAGCATGGTGGCGCTACGGGACCTGTGCCGGCACGGCATGGCCATCGATCGTGCCGGGGACCTGGAAGGCGCGAGACGGGCCGTGTCCATGCTGGTCGGACGGGATACGTCCGCCATGGACACCGCGGCCTGCCGGCGGGCAGGCATGGAAAGTCTGAGCGAGAACGCGGTAGACGGGTTCATTGCGCCGCTGTTTTGGTATGCCCTGCTGGGGTTGCCGGGCATCGTGCTCTGCAAGGTGATCAGCACGATGGATTCCATGGTGGGGTACCGCACGCCCCGCTATCTGCGCTTCGGTTGGTGCGGGGCGCGGCTGGACGACCTGTTCAATCTCCTGCCCGCCCGCCTCACCTGGCTGCTGGTGGCGGCGGTTGCGTTTCTCCTGCCCGGATATTCGGGTCGCAAGGCGCTGTCGGTAGGCTGGCGGCAGCATAGGCTCATTCCAGGTCCGAACTCCGGGTGGAGCGAAGCGGCGGCGGCAGGCGCCGTGCAGCGGCGGCTGATCGGGCCGATATGGCAGGATGGAAAGCTGGTTACGGAGATCTGGATCGGCGACGTAGGAGATCCGGAAGGCGGCCAGGTCGGCGACCTGCGCCGCATGTGCGTACTGGCCGTGGTTACCTGCCTTCTTGCGGCTGTTCTCACGGCATTAGCGGCGTCCGCGATGGCCGGTCTGAATTAG
- a CDS encoding glycosyltransferase — MKPSSGHWNGPSDKPASSTPASLLDHNPSGHGNAYHAGGPRISVIIPTLNEASTVEDCLGQFEGGSVRPDEPAGLPGTTGPTELHGPDESAGPPGPTGPPGSAAPTSPASLEIIVVDGGSDDGTPEIVRSRPGARLIESSMRGRAIQMNAGAAASSGDVLLFLHADTRLPDRWRELVAESICERGKAGGRFRFDIAHAKRIYRWIARGTNFRSRFLGITYGDQAIYTTREAFEAVGGFPGIPVFEDARFADRLKKVGGLDWIDEAVLTSARRWERRGPVRTLLLTWMLRLLYTLFVPTSFLARFYGVVR, encoded by the coding sequence AAGCCAGCCTCATCGACCCCGGCATCTCTGCTCGACCATAACCCGTCCGGGCACGGGAATGCGTATCACGCCGGGGGCCCCCGGATCAGCGTCATCATCCCCACACTCAACGAGGCATCGACGGTCGAGGACTGCCTGGGACAGTTCGAAGGCGGATCGGTGCGTCCGGACGAGCCGGCCGGTCTGCCTGGGACGACGGGTCCAACCGAGCTGCATGGTCCTGACGAGTCGGCCGGTCCGCCCGGTCCTACCGGTCCGCCAGGTTCGGCCGCTCCGACCAGTCCGGCCAGCCTGGAAATCATCGTCGTGGACGGCGGAAGTGACGATGGCACGCCGGAGATCGTCCGGTCGAGGCCGGGGGCGAGACTCATTGAGTCCAGCATGCGGGGCAGGGCGATCCAGATGAACGCGGGCGCCGCGGCCTCGTCCGGGGACGTGCTGCTGTTTCTACACGCCGATACGCGGCTTCCGGACCGATGGCGGGAACTCGTAGCCGAATCGATCTGCGAGCGCGGCAAGGCCGGAGGACGATTCCGTTTCGACATCGCCCATGCGAAGCGGATATACCGGTGGATCGCGCGGGGCACCAATTTTCGGTCGCGCTTCCTGGGCATTACCTACGGCGACCAGGCGATCTATACCACGCGGGAGGCCTTCGAGGCGGTGGGGGGATTTCCCGGGATTCCGGTCTTCGAAGACGCCCGGTTCGCCGACCGGCTGAAGAAGGTCGGTGGCCTGGACTGGATCGACGAAGCCGTGCTGACCTCCGCGCGGCGCTGGGAACGCCGCGGGCCGGTACGAACGTTACTGCTGACCTGGATGCTGCGCCTGCTCTATACCCTTTTCGTCCCGACCAGTTTTCTGGCGCGGTTCTACGGGGTGGTGCGGTAG